In Panthera uncia isolate 11264 chromosome B4, Puncia_PCG_1.0, whole genome shotgun sequence, one genomic interval encodes:
- the CBX6 gene encoding chromobox protein homolog 6, with protein sequence MELSAVGERVFAAESIIKRRIRKGRIEYLVKWKGWAIKYSTWEPEENILDSRLIAAFEQKERERELYGPKKRGPKPKTFLLKARAQAEALRISDVHFSVKPSASASSPKLHSSAAVHRLKKDIRRCHRMSRRPLPRPDPQGGSPGLRPPISPFSETVRIINRKVKPREPKRNRIILNLKVIDKGTGGAGAGQGAGALSRPKVPSRNRVIGKSKKFSESILRTQIRHMKFGTFALYNKPPPGPPPPPPAGKADPAASPGPGLLLAAPAAPYDARSSSSSGCPSPAPQSSDPDDAPPKLLPETMSPSAPDWREPEVLDLSIPPEVAATSKRVPPDVTAATGQAPPVAPEPAGASSEPEAGDWRPEMSPCSNVVVTDVTSNLLTVTIKEFCNPEDFEKVATGVAGPTGGGGGSGVSK encoded by the exons ATGGAGCTGTCTGCAGTGGGCGAGCGGGTCTTCGCGGCCGAATCCATCATCAAACGGCGGATCCGAAAG gGACGCATCGAGTACCTGGTGAAATGGAAGGGGTGGGCCATCAA GTACAGCACTTGGGAACCCGAGGAGAACATCCTGGACTCGCGGCTCATTGCAGCCTTCGAGCAGAA GGAGAGGGAGCGTGAGCTGTATGGGCCCAAGAAGAGGGGACCCAAACCCAAAACTTTCCTCCTGAAG GCGCGAGCCCAGGCTGAGGCCCTCCGCATCAGTGACGTGCATTTCTCTGTCAAGCCGAGTGCCAGTGCCTCCTCGCCCAAGCTGCACTCCAGCGCGGCCGTGCACCGGCTCAAGAAGGACATCCGCCGCTGCCACCGCATGTCCCGCCGCCCGCTGCCCCGCCCGGACCCCCAGGGAGGCAGCCCTGGCCTGCgcccacccatctcccctttcTCTGAGACGGTGCGCATCATCAATCGCAAGGTGAAGCCTCGGGAGCCCAAACGAAACCGCATCATCCTGAACCTGAAGGTGATCGACAAGGGCACGGGTGGAGCGGGCgccgggcagggggcaggagccCTCTCTCGCCCCAAAGTCCCCTCCAGGAACCGCGTCATTGGCAAGAGCAAGAAGTTCAGCGAGAGCATCCTGCGCACCCAGATCCGCCACATGAAGTTCGGCACCTTCGCGCTGTACAATAAGCCCCCGCCCGGCCCTCCGCCTCCCCCGCCAGCGGGCAAGGCCGACCCTGCCGCCTCCCCGGGCCCCGGGCTGCTGCTGGCGGCCCCCGCTGCCCCCTATGACGCCCGCAGCTCCAGCTCCTCTGGCTGCCCCTCACCGGCACCGCAGTCCTCCGACCCCGATGACGCGCCCCCCAAGCTGCTCCCTGAGACCATGAGCCCATCTGCTCCCGACTGGCGTGAGCCTGAGGTGCTCGACCTGTCCATCCCTCCCGAGGTGGCGGCCACCAGCAAGAGGGTGCCTCCCGACGTCACGGCTGCCACGGGCCAGGCGCCTCCCGTGGCCCCTGAGCCTGCCGGCGCCTCCTCTGAGCCCGAAGCTGGGGACTGGCGCCCCGAGATGTCCCCCTGCTCCAACGTGGTCGTCACCGATGTCACCAGCAACCTTCTGACAGTCACTATCAAGGAATTCTGCAACCCTGAGGATTTCGAGAAGGTGGCTACTGGGGTAGCAGGTCCCACTGGGGGTGGTGGCGGCAGCGGGGTGAGCAAGTGA